Proteins from one Mycobacterium sp. EPa45 genomic window:
- a CDS encoding YceI family protein yields the protein MTDTAWKLTAAEGELQILTGVGGPAAKMGHRLTIAFAAWQAEVHWRGDDPVAARLVVDVDSLQVLRGEGGVTPLTGPEKGVVRSNALKSLDAKKYPAITFVADDIDAISTGYRLTGTVEIHGKSRPQSVDLAVEDAGDTWVMTTSVAVVQSQFAIKPYSLFMGTLKVADEVTLRFTARHAK from the coding sequence GTGACGGATACCGCGTGGAAACTGACTGCGGCCGAGGGCGAGCTGCAGATACTCACCGGCGTCGGAGGGCCCGCCGCCAAGATGGGGCATCGCCTGACCATCGCCTTCGCAGCGTGGCAGGCTGAGGTCCATTGGCGGGGGGATGACCCGGTGGCGGCCAGGCTGGTCGTCGATGTTGACTCGCTGCAGGTCCTCAGGGGCGAGGGTGGCGTGACACCGTTGACCGGACCGGAGAAAGGCGTGGTGCGCTCCAACGCCTTGAAGTCCCTCGACGCCAAGAAGTATCCGGCGATCACCTTCGTCGCCGACGACATCGACGCGATTTCGACCGGCTATCGCCTGACCGGCACCGTCGAAATCCATGGCAAGTCGCGACCGCAATCGGTGGATCTCGCGGTGGAGGACGCCGGCGACACATGGGTGATGACGACGTCGGTGGCGGTGGTGCAAAGTCAATTCGCCATCAAGCCGTACTCGCTGTTCATGGGGACATTGAAAGTGGCCGACGAGGTCACACTGCGGTTCACCGCGCGCCACGCGAAGTAG
- a CDS encoding helix-turn-helix domain-containing protein, with the protein MAQRPGVGDADGMGSTAFGELLRDWRRRRRLSQLDLALEADVSARHVSFVESGRSTPSRAMVLRLADALAVPPREQNRLLLAAGLAPAYAERDLDDPEMAAVVAGVDRVLAAYDPYPCLAVDRNWDVLQINSGTSVLLDGIATHLLVTPNALRIALHPDGLAPRIRNLAQWRHHLLSRLRREAGAGGSAELLAELESYPGGEDASTDLGGVAVPLAFDRLDGVRLTFISMVTTFGTALDLTAAELSIEAFLPADEATAQALQPTAAG; encoded by the coding sequence ATGGCGCAGCGTCCTGGTGTGGGTGATGCTGACGGGATGGGCAGCACGGCTTTCGGTGAACTACTGCGTGACTGGCGACGCCGGCGTCGGCTCAGCCAGCTCGACCTCGCGCTGGAGGCCGACGTCTCGGCGCGGCATGTCAGCTTTGTCGAGAGCGGACGCTCGACGCCCAGCCGCGCCATGGTGCTGCGACTGGCGGATGCGTTGGCGGTACCGCCGCGCGAGCAGAACCGCCTGCTGCTCGCCGCGGGGCTGGCGCCGGCGTATGCCGAGCGGGACCTCGACGACCCCGAGATGGCCGCCGTCGTCGCCGGCGTGGACCGGGTTCTCGCCGCCTACGATCCGTACCCCTGTCTGGCGGTGGACCGCAATTGGGATGTGCTGCAGATCAATTCGGGCACCTCGGTCCTCTTGGACGGGATCGCGACGCATCTGCTGGTAACCCCGAATGCCCTGCGAATCGCGTTACACCCCGACGGTCTGGCACCCCGTATCCGCAATCTGGCGCAGTGGCGTCACCATCTGCTGAGCCGACTGCGCCGTGAGGCCGGCGCGGGCGGCTCCGCCGAGTTGCTGGCCGAGCTCGAGTCCTACCCCGGCGGCGAGGACGCGTCGACCGATCTCGGTGGTGTCGCGGTGCCGCTGGCGTTCGACCGGCTCGACGGGGTGCGGCTGACGTTCATCTCGATGGTCACGACGTTCGGAACCGCACTCGATCTGACCGCCGCGGAGCTGAGTATCGAGGCGTTCCTGCCCGCCGACGAGGCCACCGCCCAGGCGCTGCAGCCCACGGCGGCGGGCTGA
- a CDS encoding FadR/GntR family transcriptional regulator, with the protein MALQPVNRRSVPEDVFEQILADVLSGEMQPGEPLPSERRLAEVLGVSRPAVREALKRVAAAGLVEVRQGDATTVRDFRRHAGLDLLPQLLLRGGQLDVSVARSILEARLHNGPKVAELAAQRQRAGLAGLLEDSIRALESAEDPLEQQRHALAFWDHVVDGADSIAFRLMFNTLRAAYEPALPALATLMAAEVGQTQAYRTVAQAIAAGKPDEAAAAARALLEPATTALVTALTALEDQQ; encoded by the coding sequence ATGGCACTGCAGCCGGTGAACCGACGCTCCGTTCCCGAGGACGTCTTCGAGCAGATCCTCGCCGACGTGCTCAGCGGCGAGATGCAACCCGGGGAGCCACTTCCCAGTGAGCGCAGGCTCGCGGAGGTACTCGGCGTTTCCCGTCCCGCTGTCCGTGAGGCGCTCAAGCGGGTCGCGGCCGCGGGCTTGGTCGAGGTCCGCCAGGGCGATGCCACCACCGTCCGCGACTTCCGCCGGCACGCCGGGCTGGACCTACTCCCCCAATTGCTCTTGCGCGGCGGGCAACTCGATGTGTCGGTGGCCCGCAGCATCCTCGAAGCTCGCCTGCACAACGGGCCCAAGGTCGCCGAGCTGGCGGCGCAACGTCAGCGCGCCGGCTTGGCCGGGCTGCTCGAGGATTCGATCAGGGCGCTGGAATCGGCCGAGGACCCGCTCGAGCAGCAGCGGCACGCACTGGCGTTCTGGGATCACGTCGTCGACGGCGCCGACTCCATCGCCTTTCGGTTGATGTTCAACACGTTACGGGCCGCCTACGAGCCCGCACTGCCCGCGCTGGCCACACTGATGGCCGCCGAAGTGGGACAAACCCAGGCTTACCGCACCGTGGCGCAGGCCATCGCGGCCGGCAAGCCCGACGAGGCGGCAGCCGCCGCCCGTGCACTCCTCGAGCCCGCCACCACCGCGCTGGTGACGGCCCTGACCGCACTGGAGGATCAGCAATGA
- a CDS encoding ferredoxin gives MKASIDDGRCRGHGVCTTVCPDVFAMTDDGYAEAIVDEVPAGLEDSAREAADACPENAVILDQ, from the coding sequence ATGAAAGCCAGCATCGATGACGGACGCTGTCGCGGACACGGCGTGTGCACCACCGTCTGCCCGGACGTCTTCGCCATGACCGACGACGGGTACGCCGAGGCCATCGTCGACGAGGTGCCCGCCGGCCTCGAGGACTCTGCCCGGGAGGCCGCGGACGCCTGCCCGGAGAATGCGGTCATCCTCGATCAGTAG
- a CDS encoding sterol desaturase family protein: protein MSAPNARRGLTLADAGREFWRHRTPWLFVVALTGAVIARIVVGDWQLTDAVVPFAVAAAFPFLEWTIHVFILHWRPRRVGRITLDPLLARKHREHHVAPRDVDLVFIPLQSAIGAVVSAVAIALLLFPRTGMGLTFLVVMLTFGLLYEWCHYLVHTDYKPKTAAYRVIWRDHRLHHFKNEHYWFGVTTPGTADRVLRTYPDPATVPASPTAKNLHAIDSESAAAVTR, encoded by the coding sequence ATGAGCGCACCGAATGCCCGCCGCGGCCTCACCCTCGCCGACGCCGGCCGCGAATTCTGGCGCCACCGGACCCCGTGGCTGTTCGTCGTCGCACTGACCGGGGCCGTGATCGCCCGGATCGTCGTCGGCGACTGGCAGCTCACCGATGCCGTGGTGCCGTTTGCAGTCGCCGCGGCATTTCCGTTCCTGGAGTGGACGATTCACGTGTTCATCCTGCACTGGCGGCCACGCCGGGTCGGCAGGATCACCCTTGATCCGCTGCTCGCCCGGAAGCACCGCGAGCATCACGTCGCCCCGCGTGACGTAGACCTGGTGTTCATCCCGCTGCAGTCTGCGATCGGCGCGGTGGTCTCCGCGGTCGCGATCGCCCTGTTGCTCTTTCCGCGAACCGGAATGGGACTGACATTCCTGGTCGTGATGCTGACCTTCGGGCTGCTCTACGAGTGGTGCCACTACCTGGTGCACACCGACTACAAACCGAAAACCGCTGCCTACCGGGTCATCTGGCGCGACCACCGGCTGCATCACTTCAAGAACGAGCACTACTGGTTCGGGGTGACCACCCCCGGCACCGCCGACCGGGTGCTGCGGACGTACCCCGATCCCGCCACGGTGCCGGCCTCACCGACCGCCAAGAACCTCCACGCGATCGACTCCGAAAGCGCAGCGGCAGTTACGCGTTGA
- a CDS encoding cytochrome P450, translated as MPSPNLPPGFDFTDPDLNNERLPVEELAELRRTAPIWWNEQPRDVGGFDDDGYWVVTKHKDVKEISRRSDVFSSLENTALPRYPDNAAVSHKDTGQFILLNMDAPRHTHLRQIVSRAFTPRAVETLRENLRERAQAIAKAAAAEGSGDFVEQVSCELPLQAIADLMGVPQEERKKLFDWSNQMVGEADPEFHRNDPQGAAGELIMYGMQMAADRTANPGDDLVTKLVQADVDGHKLSDDEFGFFVILLAVAGNETTRNSITHGMTAFTDFPDQWQLYKAQRPVTAVDEIVRWATPVTSFQRTALEDVELSGVQIKKGQRVVMSYRSANFDEEVFEDPFRFNILRDPNPHVGFGGTGAHYCLGANLARMTIDLMFNAIADHMPDLTPLAKPERLRSGWLNGIKHWQVDYTGAAAGK; from the coding sequence ATGCCCAGTCCGAACCTGCCCCCCGGTTTCGACTTCACTGATCCTGATCTGAACAACGAGCGGCTGCCCGTCGAGGAACTCGCCGAGCTGCGCCGAACCGCGCCGATCTGGTGGAACGAGCAACCGCGGGATGTCGGCGGTTTCGACGACGACGGCTATTGGGTCGTCACCAAGCACAAGGACGTCAAGGAGATCTCGCGCCGCAGCGACGTCTTCTCCAGCCTGGAGAACACCGCCCTGCCGCGCTACCCGGACAACGCGGCGGTGTCGCACAAGGACACCGGCCAGTTCATCCTGCTGAACATGGACGCGCCGCGGCATACGCATCTACGCCAGATCGTGTCTCGCGCGTTCACGCCGCGAGCGGTCGAGACCCTACGCGAGAATCTGAGAGAGCGCGCCCAGGCGATCGCCAAGGCCGCCGCCGCGGAGGGCTCGGGCGATTTCGTCGAACAGGTATCCTGCGAGCTGCCGCTGCAGGCCATCGCAGACCTGATGGGGGTTCCACAGGAGGAACGCAAGAAGCTCTTCGACTGGTCCAATCAGATGGTCGGTGAAGCGGATCCCGAGTTTCACCGCAACGACCCTCAGGGGGCCGCCGGTGAGCTGATCATGTACGGGATGCAGATGGCGGCCGACCGAACGGCCAATCCGGGCGACGACCTGGTGACCAAGCTGGTGCAGGCCGACGTCGACGGACACAAGCTCTCCGACGACGAGTTCGGCTTCTTCGTGATTCTGCTGGCGGTGGCAGGCAACGAGACCACCCGCAACTCGATCACCCACGGGATGACCGCGTTCACCGATTTCCCGGATCAGTGGCAGCTGTACAAAGCTCAACGCCCTGTGACCGCGGTGGACGAAATCGTGCGGTGGGCCACGCCCGTGACATCGTTCCAGCGGACCGCCCTGGAAGACGTCGAGCTCTCGGGTGTGCAGATCAAGAAGGGCCAGCGGGTGGTGATGTCCTACCGCTCGGCCAATTTCGACGAAGAGGTGTTCGAGGATCCGTTCAGGTTCAACATCCTTCGCGACCCCAATCCGCATGTCGGCTTCGGCGGCACCGGCGCGCACTACTGCCTCGGCGCCAACCTGGCCAGGATGACGATCGATCTGATGTTCAATGCGATCGCCGACCACATGCCGGATCTGACCCCGCTGGCGAAGCCCGAGCGATTGCGCTCGGGCTGGCTCAACGGCATCAAGCACTGGCAGGTCGACTACACCGGTGCCGCCGCGGGCAAGTAG
- a CDS encoding L,D-transpeptidase → MAKAVRRAIAAAGIAVLSMAASVQTSTAAVAPSIDGATVASVAPTNGQVVGVAMPITVTFTKPVTDRWAAQQSITVTTPANVAGRFDWRDDKTVQFVPDQYWPAHSEITMMAGGIPRTFGTGSIVLGVADISAHTFTVSIDGQVARQMPASMGKPRHPTPVGSFSVLEKQSTVVMDSRTIGIPLSDPEGYKLTVNDAVRVTWGGVYVHSAPWSVGSQGYANVSHGCINLSPDNASWYFNQVHVGDPVVINA, encoded by the coding sequence ATGGCCAAAGCAGTTCGACGAGCAATCGCCGCCGCGGGGATCGCGGTGCTTTCAATGGCGGCTTCTGTGCAGACCAGCACGGCAGCTGTCGCCCCTTCCATCGACGGAGCGACGGTTGCCTCCGTTGCACCCACCAACGGGCAGGTCGTCGGGGTCGCCATGCCGATCACCGTGACGTTCACCAAGCCGGTCACCGATCGCTGGGCGGCTCAGCAGTCGATCACGGTGACGACGCCTGCCAATGTGGCGGGACGGTTCGACTGGCGCGATGACAAGACGGTTCAGTTCGTGCCCGACCAATACTGGCCGGCGCACTCCGAGATCACGATGATGGCCGGCGGCATCCCGCGGACATTCGGCACCGGCTCGATCGTCCTTGGCGTCGCCGATATCTCGGCGCACACGTTCACCGTCAGCATCGACGGGCAGGTGGCCCGTCAGATGCCCGCGTCGATGGGCAAGCCCAGGCACCCAACCCCGGTGGGCAGCTTCAGCGTCCTGGAAAAGCAATCCACCGTGGTGATGGATTCGCGCACGATCGGCATTCCGCTCAGCGATCCGGAGGGTTACAAGCTCACCGTGAATGACGCCGTCCGCGTCACGTGGGGCGGGGTGTACGTGCATTCCGCGCCGTGGTCGGTCGGCTCCCAGGGCTACGCCAACGTCAGTCACGGCTGCATCAATCTGAGCCCGGACAACGCCTCGTGGTATTTCAACCAGGTCCACGTCGGGGACCCGGTGGTCATCAACGCGTAA